The Trichosurus vulpecula isolate mTriVul1 chromosome 3, mTriVul1.pri, whole genome shotgun sequence genome includes a window with the following:
- the LOC118841815 gene encoding 5-hydroxyisourate hydrolase-like isoform X1, with protein MSAQRLHLLQRHLCPTESQDMEVVNSPLTTHVLDTASGLPARGLCLRLFRLEDCDQRWTELRKSYTNTDGRCPGLLTPEQMKAGTYKLFFDTEGYWKKMGQTSFYPYVEVVFTITNEAQKFHVPLLLSPFSYTTYRGS; from the exons ATGAGCGCTCAGCGGCTACACCTGCTCCAGAGACATCTCTGCCCCACAGAG AGCCAAGACATGGAGGTGGTGAACAGCCCACTGACCACACATGTATTGGACACTGCCTCTGGCCTGCCAGCCCGGGGCCTCTGCCTTCGCCTCTTCAGGCTAGAAGACTGTGACCAACGATGGACTGAGCTGAGGAAAAG CTATACCAACACTGACGGCCGCTGCCCAGGGCTTCTAACTCCTGAACAAATGAAAGCCGGCACCTACAAGCTGTTCTTTGACACGGAAGGTTACTGGAAAAAGATGGGACAAACCAGTTTCTACCCATATGTGGAG gtcgTTTTCACCATCACAAACGAGGCCCAAAAGTTCCACGTGCCCCTGCTGTTGAGTCCATTCTCCTACACCACCTACAGAGGAAGCTAG
- the LOC118841815 gene encoding 5-hydroxyisourate hydrolase-like isoform X2: protein MEVVNSPLTTHVLDTASGLPARGLCLRLFRLEDCDQRWTELRKSYTNTDGRCPGLLTPEQMKAGTYKLFFDTEGYWKKMGQTSFYPYVEVVFTITNEAQKFHVPLLLSPFSYTTYRGS, encoded by the exons ATGGAGGTGGTGAACAGCCCACTGACCACACATGTATTGGACACTGCCTCTGGCCTGCCAGCCCGGGGCCTCTGCCTTCGCCTCTTCAGGCTAGAAGACTGTGACCAACGATGGACTGAGCTGAGGAAAAG CTATACCAACACTGACGGCCGCTGCCCAGGGCTTCTAACTCCTGAACAAATGAAAGCCGGCACCTACAAGCTGTTCTTTGACACGGAAGGTTACTGGAAAAAGATGGGACAAACCAGTTTCTACCCATATGTGGAG gtcgTTTTCACCATCACAAACGAGGCCCAAAAGTTCCACGTGCCCCTGCTGTTGAGTCCATTCTCCTACACCACCTACAGAGGAAGCTAG